The sequence below is a genomic window from Cucumis melo cultivar AY chromosome 5, USDA_Cmelo_AY_1.0, whole genome shotgun sequence.
AGGAAGAGGGAGACAACAAAAGAGAGAAGAACATTTGAGAGAGAAAAGAACAATGGAAAGGGAAACGAGAGAGAGGAGCGAGATTGGGTAGTAAGCCTGAGCTCAATATTTTCTTTGATAATTTCACCATGTTGACGTCGGGGTTTTATTTTGGTAATTACACCATTTGACGTCAATTTGGGTAATCTGTACGAAAACTCCCAAATATCTGTATGCATTTAACTCATATGACGTTGGGCCGAGACTTTATCGACACTGCACTTGTTCACCCGTAGAAGCGGCACTTTCAGTCTCCGATGGGTATGTTTATGTTCCCATCCCTAATTTGTTATCCGCTTCTCTTGCTGGGTTTTACTGAAACAAACTCTGTCATTCATTGttctttcttttagttttcgGTGTAATTTCACGATCTTGTCGTAGAAATAGTTTCATACATATAACTAATCTTATCTTGAAAAAAGTTGTGCAAGAAATTTGATATGGAAGTGTTGCTCGGCACATATCCTACCCCTAGTTTCCTAAGCTCCTCCGTTTCTTCTCACAGAACACCTCCCACTATCAAATTACCATCTGGGGTTTTAACGCCAAAACTTAATGTTAGCCATTTTCGGAGAAGTTGTGTAAATTCTGATGCCCCTATCGTCAACAGCTCGATCAGTATAGATTTTGGCCACGAAAATGGAGATTCTAGAGGTAATGGCGACAATATGGAGTGGGAAGTGGAATTGCTTCAAGAGCTTGACCCTTTGGGGTTTCAACcaccgaagaagaagaaaaaacagaTGAAATCGAAGCTTCTTGATGACACTGAGGGCATGGACTGGTGCCTGAGAGCTAGGAAGGTCGCTCTTAGATCTATCGAGGGAAGAGGCTTCGCTTCTACCGAGGAAGATCTGTTTTctgtgaagaagaagaacaagaagaacaagaagaagaagaagattatgGGAAGTAAGGATAATGGGGTTAATAAGAAAGGTGATTTCATTGAGAAATCCCTAGAGTTTGATTCAGATGAGGATTTGGAATTGGATATGGATTTGGATTTGTTGGATAGTTTAGCTATTAATGACAGTAATCATTTGAGTAAGAGTGTGAGCATAATGGGTGGTGGGATGTTTGAACAAAGGAAGGAGAAAACAATGGAGGAATTTATTCAAAGATTGTCCCAGTTCTCGGGGCCTTCAGATCGTAAAAAGGAAGTCAATTTGAACAGAGCAATTATAGAAGCACAGACTGCTGATGAAGCTTTAGAGGTTATTTCTGATATGATACTTGCTGTTGGGAAAGGATTGAGTCCTTCCCCTTTATCTCCTTTAAACATTGCCACAGCACTTCATAGAATTGCTAAGAATATGGACAAAGTTTTGATGATGAAATCACATAGGTTAGCTTTTGCTCGTCGAAGAGAAATGTCTATGCTGGTTGGTATTGCCATGACAGCATTGCCAGAATGCTCAGCACAAGGCATCTCCAACATTGCTTGGGCCTTGTCCAAGATTGGAGGTGATCAACTTTATTTGTCAGAGATGGATAGAGTTGCAGAAGTTACCTTGACCAAGATAGAGGAGTTGAATTCTCAGAATGTTGCTAACATTGCTGGAGCATTTGCTTCAATGCAACATTCTGCTTCTAACCTCTTCTCTGGATTGGCAAAAAGAGCATCAGATATAGTCGATACCTTTCATGAACAGGAACTAGCTCAGGTATTGTGGGCTTTTGCGTCTTTAAATGAGTCTGCTGACCTTTTGCTGGAATCTTTAGACAATGTTTACAGTGATGCAAGTCAAATTACATGCTATCTTAGTGAACAATCAATAAATAGTAATCAAGAAAGCACTGTTGGTGTCAGTAACGATCTTGAATCAGATGGAGCTTTAGGCTTTCCAGTGCTCAAATTTAATCGGAATCAGCTAGGAAATATAGCTTGGTCTTATGCTGTATTTGGGCAAGTGGACCGAAGTTTCTTTTCCCACATTTGGAGAACCATAAGCTACTTTGAGAAGGAAAGTATTTCAGAGCAGCATAGGAATGATATCATGTTTGCTTCTCAACTGTGTCTTGTGCATTACTGCTTGAAGCGGGAATATTCACATATTCAGTTATCTTTAAGCGTTGATCTCGAAGAGAAGGCCATTCTTGCTGGCAAAACTAAGAGGTTCAATCAGAAAACTACATCATCATTTCAGAAAGAAGTAGCCCGTCTTCTTGTAAGCACAGGCCATGAATGGATCAGGGAATATGTATTTGACGCTTACACTTTAGATGCAGTTATAGTAGATAAGAAGGTTGCTTTGGAGATTGATGGTCCAACACATTTCTCAAGAAACACAGGTTAGGTTTCAGTAAATCTACAGCATTTAAAAGTCTTGTAAACCTGGTCAGTGTGCCCTTCAGAAATCAAACCAATAAAAGTAAGTTCTTCCACTGTATAACAGGGATACCTTTGGGACACACTGTGCTGAAACGCCGTTACATAACTGCTGCAGGCTGGAAGGTGGTATCATTGTCTCACCAGGAGGTAACTGCCTCGTTTCATGGTCAATTGGTCTTTTATTAAATGGAAAGCATGTTCCTTTATAATTcttatttgttcttttttttttttaataaaaggaTCTAAAAAGTTCTCTCTAATGTAATCTATTGATGGTGTTTTCTCCTGTAGTGGGAGGAACTACAAGGCGAGGTTGAGCAATTGAACTATCTACGAGAAATCCTCAAAGATCACACAGATTAAAGGTAGTATGAATGATGAATAGCCCTTGGGAAAGGTATATTTCTGTATTGATAGTTGGCATTTGTTTGGAAAATCCGCATGCAATCAACTACCTTTTAATAATAACTGAGATGCTTTGGATGAGTTTGTGATACTCTTGTTGGGGATGGATGTGATTTGATTGTGAGAGCATTACAAATTAGTGTATATTTAGCATTTATAAAAGGGTTCATTGTATCAATAGAgggttttgattttgattttctttaaaGTTTAATGTATATACTAAACTGTTACAACTGTTAGTTTTTAGCTTTGTCAACCGATCCTGGTGAATTTACCAGTACACATTCTTTCATGGTGATCTTCTCTGTTATTGTTTTCAAACTGAATAGGTGATCACTGATGTGATAAGAATATGAGAAATGGTTGGGATAGGCCATATCATTATAATGGTGTTGTAGTAGATTTTATTTGTCGGTCCTTGGCCTTACCATGGGTCATTGtctcattttttatttcttgtttCCATCTTTTTAGAAACATATGGGTTTGGTAAACATTCTGTTTTTCTTATGCATGTATTTTTGGGGATAAGGGTTTCCGATTAGTATTTCATATTCTAAATGTTATAATTCTTGTGCACTGAATTAAAATTAATGAACCTCCCACTAGGCACAATACTCACCTCATTGGCCAAGATGATATCTTTCTGAATGGTCATTGATTCTGTTAGTTCTGCCATGAGCTTCAGAACTAGTTTAAAGGCTACGAAAACAACACCATTTCAATCACAAATAATAGAACCATGCCTATCCAAATTTTATGTGCCTTGTTGGGGTGTACTTTAAATTTCTAAACTCCTTGTTATTGGCGTGGAACGAGTCTCTCTTACCATGTGATGCTCGCCAAACACCCTTCTATTATTTAAGTTAGTCTTGAGTTTACTCTATGCTAGTGAAGTAAAATGTTAGGGTTTGAGAACTTCTCTCCATGGAGTTTCTTCTTTAAGGATGTTGGTTGGATGCTTCAGCTGATGGGAGACTGTTATCGAAAACCTTGAAGGAGGGTCATGAAATCGTGGACATAATAGTTAAATAACAACTATCCATATTCCATGATAGCAAAATGAGCATCTCTCAACTGATATAGTGTTTCTACTTCCAACCTCGAAATTAGAGGTTTAATTCTCCATCCCACCCTACTGGCTTTTTATTAACAGTAAAACCTTGCATCAAATTTTAAGATAGTTTTGAATAAAACATCTAATctattcattttaaaaaaacaaattatatcGGCAATGTTTCTGTAACCCTAATTTAATTGTTTTGCTCTATTGTAGATTTCTATGAGAATAATTTGTCGATTTGAATAATTTAGATTTCGTTCgataactattttattttttgttttagttttttaaaatcttGCTTATCAACACTATTTCTATCTTCAAATTTCTCTTTATTGTATACTTTTTACTAATCGTTGAAAAACAAAGCTTAATAGGCGAATTGtctaaaatgacaaaatatttataaaatatagcaaaattttatattatatacatgatagatattgatagacactgatatgtTTCTATTAATCATATTGATAGATAGTACTAAAGTTCATTGgtgtttatcattgataaaattcaaaattttgttatatgttttaaatattttagtttattttactatatttaaaaatattcaattttaaaaatttaaaattagtttttaaagtcttttttcttgaaatttgaTCCGAATTCAATCTTGAGAAGAAAGAGACCTAAttcagaaaaaataaaagaacaaaagacGAAATGGCTCCCTTTAGAAATAAAGAGAAAATGATTATTTAAACAAGGTTATCATAGTTTCATTATTCGTTCCGTTATTTCTCTGTTGAGCATAATTTAAATGCCTCCAACACTATTGTGGATAGTGTTTGGGATTAACTTTTAGAATGAGTGTTTTTTAAgctaaattatttaattataattagttttataaaaGCGTGATAGTTTTGTTCTGACGAGATTTTCGGATGAATTTCGTTCGTGAAGTTGAatttgtgttgatgttgtatttacgttgatttgatgtgatATGATTCGATCTTTAggatttgatcctctgattctctctcggctggattTTGGACTTTTGGAGTTTTAGAGCCTTCCagctcttgggagaattctttCTAGGTCTTCGggagtaaaaaatttccaacccacAGATGAAAGAGAACTccatttatagagttccctagTAGACTTTTATGAACTTGGGTCTTGTTGGTCTGGACCAAGTCTATGGGCTCAATCACGTGCATTTGAGTCATATTTAACTTTGgcctaaattaagcttattttttttgtttaattgaattttagcctaaataaataatatttaattgaaccaaaataattaatttgatccaattgtgaCATTATTAGAATTgaccaatttgtctttaaatttaatttgggacacatgccaatttttagttaatcccaaatgcaattatttagtaaatacgtgacaatttgtgattggatCCAAAAAATTTTATTCAACAAATGTCCCACTTTCAagatttatgcacgtgtatgggtgggtgaatttcgaaaaagataaatttgaagTCCAAATACAAGcattttttgctcaatttgacatgtcaaattaatcaaactacGAGTTTAGTACAtaagtttgatttaaatttgaaataagggtTGAAATATGACCaatccttaatttgagaaaagtttaaggttttttcttcaacttactttgatttgaggataaaaattttaatttggtttttcttttataaaatttagaaccatattttaatttgagataaggATGAGGTTTTTACCATTTATCTTGAAGATGCACAAGAATTTGGAAtgaacaattttaattttgggataaaatgacgatatttaattttgagataaatatgaGACCTTAATCTTGGGATAAAATTAGATTTATGGCTCCaacttaaatttgaaataacaatagaggtaaaatctaaattttgaaatatttaaatatgcttaattatctcaaaaagtGGAATTctagattttattccaaaataaaataacacaagataattgaattttaattttatttaaaaaattaaaaagttaaaaaatgtttaaatatctcaatAGTGAAATTCGAaattttattcaaaataaagtaacataagataattgaattttaattttatttaaaaaatttaaaaaattaaaatatgtttaaatatggggtcttttaaaaaaaatataacaaagtgacaaaatatttacactgtatgaAACAAGTCCATAAGtccacaatagaaaataccaaaaatgccctgtcAACAACGagtataatatatttggtacacgatcgtttaaatttggatattgtttggtatacgattgtttaaatttgtttgtttagatttagatagccaaatttaaacgatttattttttaaattctactGTTTAAtttgatagtttagatttgttgtttagatttggttacacaatcgtttatatttggctaaaagttttttttcaagattcttttggtacacaatcgtttagatttggctaaacgaatttttttaattcttttggtacatgatcatttattttttttacatgatcgttaaatttttttacttcaatctaaatgatttttttcaagattctttatacacgatcttttagatttggttaccaccaaatctaaacgacataaaaaagagaagaaaataagaaagacgatagaaagaaataagatttggttaccaaatctaaacgacataaaaaaagaagaggaaaagaagaaaggcgatgaaagaaatcacagcggaaaaaaaaacagtgaaagaaaaagatgatagaaaaaaatcgtagagagaaaaaaaaaaagatggaatgacaaagctgaaatatttaaacaatggctaactttatgggctttgttacacatgccataaatattttaatagtttgttatatttatgaaaatttccttttaaatatcttaaaagtgaaatccgagattttattccaaaataaataacataagataattcaattttaattttatcttattatttaaaaaattttaaatcattcaaaatcttatTAGGAATTGGACTTGTTAGTCTTATAAATAGACTCATACCTTGATCATTCTTTTCTCATCAAGTAGAACAAAGGTCTGAAAGAAAAaacttctcttctccctctttttttttcttcttttctaataatttttttaaacttcttgtcccttttctttttctttttatagaaaCTAAAGTTCTCGTGCTTTTCGTTGCTTCCAAACGCGTCTTTAAAAGGtgaggattttttttctttcattcttcttcttcttcttcttcttcttcttttttgcaaTCATTTTCAAAGGTGACTCCACCGTCgatgatccaacttctactgagGGACGATCGGACATTTGTCG
It includes:
- the LOC103485756 gene encoding RAP domain-containing protein, chloroplastic, which encodes MEVLLGTYPTPSFLSSSVSSHRTPPTIKLPSGVLTPKLNVSHFRRSCVNSDAPIVNSSISIDFGHENGDSRGNGDNMEWEVELLQELDPLGFQPPKKKKKQMKSKLLDDTEGMDWCLRARKVALRSIEGRGFASTEEDLFSVKKKNKKNKKKKKIMGSKDNGVNKKGDFIEKSLEFDSDEDLELDMDLDLLDSLAINDSNHLSKSVSIMGGGMFEQRKEKTMEEFIQRLSQFSGPSDRKKEVNLNRAIIEAQTADEALEVISDMILAVGKGLSPSPLSPLNIATALHRIAKNMDKVLMMKSHRLAFARRREMSMLVGIAMTALPECSAQGISNIAWALSKIGGDQLYLSEMDRVAEVTLTKIEELNSQNVANIAGAFASMQHSASNLFSGLAKRASDIVDTFHEQELAQVLWAFASLNESADLLLESLDNVYSDASQITCYLSEQSINSNQESTVGVSNDLESDGALGFPVLKFNRNQLGNIAWSYAVFGQVDRSFFSHIWRTISYFEKESISEQHRNDIMFASQLCLVHYCLKREYSHIQLSLSVDLEEKAILAGKTKRFNQKTTSSFQKEVARLLVSTGHEWIREYVFDAYTLDAVIVDKKVALEIDGPTHFSRNTGIPLGHTVLKRRYITAAGWKVVSLSHQEWEELQGEVEQLNYLREILKDHTD